Genomic segment of Populus nigra chromosome 6, ddPopNigr1.1, whole genome shotgun sequence:
CTCtgatctatttatatatatttccctCTGATTATCCTACGCTTCTTTGTTAACTAATATTTGTAACAGTACTgtccctagctagctagcttctGATCATATATACTCCATATTGTTGTCTATTGCAGAGCAGAACAACCACTCTTCACCTTGCCAGTTTTCTTGCGATTCTTCTTCCTGGGTTTGACAGGGTTTGTACTCTCATATTTCTAATTCGATTATATATGCTGTGTGTAGCCACAAGCCCACAACTGATCACACACATGCACACATTAGCATGAACCAATGCATGTTTTTATTTCCCTTTCCATCTTCTttcgttaattaaaaaaaagatcgaATTCATAGGGAACACCAATTGGATCCTAGCTAAGTTGCCAGCACGGCTGCCCTCCCTTTTCCTTGACACTACCTTCCACCCACCAGAGGATTAAAGATTGGAATGTCGAATTTAGAAATTTGGTTGtgtacaaaaagaaagaaagaactagAATCACAAtgtgtttctttaaaaaaaacatgttttccttTTGAACTAGCTAACGCATTTTCAAGAGTTTCTATTTTcgtgaaaattaaaatgttcTGCACTAACAGGCAGTGGTTTTAATTAATCGACCATTCCTCGAAACAGACTGTGATTAATCATTGTGCCATATTAAGTATAGATATTCAAGTCATGGGTTTTTCATTGTGTATGCATGCATTGTTCATCTCGATCATGTATATAACTGtgaattatgtaaaaaaatttatttttttaattttatccttaaaagtttttttggtgatttaattctaattaaaaacaaattaattttgattttttataaaaaaatagaattgaaaaacgAGGGaccgaaataaaaaatatattaaacgcATGGGTGGTGTGCAtaagtttcaaaaaaattcttttttgtcctcaaacttcaaaaataacatcaattgtataattttggtacctcaatatttttcaaatttaattttaatataaaaattccttttgttatcttttagtctaggttgagagagagagagagagagagagagagagagagagagagagagagagagagagagagagagagagagagagagagagagagagagagagatgccaTTAATATCGTTTTAGGCTATCAAAATAGATAATATTTGTGTCAAATAGTTTATTTGATGAGAAAAGTTCATATTAGCTGTTTTTTAACCTTTAAAGTtcgtaaaaaaatagaatttagctcaaattgattttttgttttaggttgattttgatttttagaaaGGTTTTTTGAGGTCTTGGATAGATTTATCATGGTTTCTAAGATATTTTAGAGGTATTTTGGGTTAAAAACAGGTTGAAAACAagtttttagacaaaaaaaaacttaaaccttgatttTTCAGCCACCACAGTGGCTAGAATATAAGCAAATTAGATGACATgtcgtttgattttttttctaaaaaactgaGGCAAACGAAATAGGACCCTGTCATGCAGGCCACCATGGCAGGCCCAGGCATGGGccctaataaaataaactcaGCGGGCTAGTTTGGCTTGCTAGACCCAACAACACGTgttctttgcttcttttttttatatatttttttttaaattaatgatttttttatagttttttctctaatttttttaatatatatttaaattagtattcCTTCTCTCTTCATTTTGTTTGGAAAACCTCTTTtaaattactattattttttttattatgcatttaattttgaagagtttttttgattcatctataattttttttattttttttatggataaactttacttatgaaaataaaataaaaatattttcagataatatttctaatatgtgcagccttgcatgatatttttttccccttttaatttattcaatcaagttaatttttgtctctatttctattattgtctgcttgaataaaaatttattttaataaataattttagctAACCTGGTAAATATctcatattttgaaattaaatattttgattcatatctgtttcttgatttttcaagttttatttttagatattgttaatgattttttatttatttatttattagcatatatagttcttaatttatttaattacatgaattaataaaaaaaattatttgaacttaaattttttaaattataaaaacgagttaaaaaaactatatatatatatatatatatatatatataatttttatataaaaaataaaaatatataacctTTCAGCAGAGCATGAGTCATATAATAAGAGGGTTCACCTCTCTCACCTTACAAGATTAACTAACAATAAACAATATGCCAAGGtcagaataaatattttcattggATTTTTCcactaatttattatttatgcacTATTAAACTTTGCTAAACTCATATATTTATGACTTTTTTATGTGTGTTGTAGGATAGCTTTATCACAGAATCTTGCATTTGTGGGCCTGAGCTACAGTTCACCGATAGTCGTTTGTGCAATGGGCCTTTTGATCCCTGCTTTTTCCTTCATTCTGTCTGTCGTCCTCAGGTTTTCCCTCGAAATtaaaatctctttattttttttcctgttaaatcgagttccttttttttccctaatttATTAAACCTATGAGTttcagagaaggaaaaaaaacacatttaaaggGCTTTGGACCTAGCGCCCCAAGGGTCATCAACTCGTTTGATTATATTGCAATTGATTTCTGGCAGGAGGTCAAAGGTAGAATGGAGATGCTCAAGTTTCCAATTCAAAGTGATCGGCACCTTGGTATCAATCATGGGCGCAGTCTCGGTAGTCATTTACAAGGGCCCATATATACGACCTTCATCTTCTTCCCAAAAACTGCAGCATTCCGAACACCAACTTTTCGTTTTCTACTCATCACCAGACAATTGGATTCTTGGTTGCATGTTGCTTGCtgcatcttttttttgtgtttcactGTGGAACATTATCCAGGTACGTAGAAATTAAGAAATCTTTTGAACAAGCCATGTCGTTTTAcgtagttttcttttctttttttgggttttcagttcttaataaattattcctgatttttttttcttctctcgtGGCTTTTATTTGGTCAGTTGGGTACTATCAAACTCTATCCCCAAGTAATGAAAATAGCGTCTTTTTATAGCTTAGCTGGGACTGTTCAATGTGCAATATTCTCTTTGATTGTAGAGAGAGACTTGAATGCTTGGAAATTGAGGCTTAATATGGAATTGCTTCTCATAGTTATCACGGTACGTAATTTGTGCACAGTGATCATCAACTTGAGTTCGCCattaaaacacacacacacacttaaaaTTATCATCGACTGCAATTTGTTCTTTACGTGCCATGCTATGGTATGGAATGTAGGCAATCTTTGGGAGTGTCGTCCGCAGTAGTGTTCAAATCTCGTGCACACGCATGAAGGGCCCTTTTTACGTGCCCTTGTTTCAACCATTTAGGATTTTTTGGGCTACCTTTTTCGGCGTCGGCTTCTTCGTAAATGGTCTCCATTATGGAAGGTAATTATTAAACAAGAAGAACACTCTCTATTTCTGATCTCCTAATCAACAGTGGCATAGGCTCTAATTAATCTTGACTTTATATGTGCATGCAGTGTTATAGGAGCCGTAATATCTGGATTGGGTTACTATACAGTATCATGGGGTCAGATGAGAGGAGATGAAAAACAGGAGGAGAGTGTCAGGTACTCCTCCGATGAGAAGAACCCTCTCCTACAAGAAGACTCGGAGGTGTAGAGTAATATTAATCTTGTGGTGATCAATCCTTTTTCACAAATTGAACCACAAATTGAACATCTTCGAAAAGCTGTATACATATATATTGGGCATTTGATTGTATTTCTCCTTGCTACTAGTCCAGGTTGTAGATAGTTTTGTCAGGGCTGGTGCGAAGAATTAATGCTGCCATGTTGAGAAAGTGTACATTTTGTTTGATTAAAGATGTAAAATTAGTAACACATTCGCTGCATAAAAGTTTTATATTTGGAAGAATTCTTGTATGAGAATATCTACGTTCTTTCTCCATGTTTTGACTACCTCCATAATAGTAAGAtattaacaaatttttaattttattctcatttaatttttaatttataaaatttatttctcattattttaataaacttgaaaaaaataaaatattaataagttatctTCCAGCTCATTTtgcatgacataaccaaacactggaaagtatttttcaatttatttttcattacactgtcaaatatcagaaaataattgactttttcagaattcattttctaaaaaaaattattttccagcaaataaacaagacctcaataaattttaaatttatacttgaattaaatataaaaaaattatataatatatatttgtgggacatgataaaaaaaaagaaaattaaaataagtggGGTTAgctaacaatgaaaaacaagaatttACAAATTTCAGAAAttttccttaatatttttttttttttttttgctcatccACGCATAGGTTAACGCTTTACAAATTTTGGGAGTTGAGTGTCAAcccctttaatttttcctttccttttcacgCAACTTAAACTAACTAGACTAGGAATTAAAGGAccaaaaaaagagacaaaaatcatgaaaaatggTTAAACAAAAACCTTAGCCGcactattatttttctaaatcaaaTTCTTTTATCAATATCTACCTCGGGTTTATAATAGCTTAAACAGGTTTATTTTTTACCTGAATCGTACGtagatagaaaaattaaaacctaaaattcaaaaataaattaaaaaaaaaactaaaactaaaactaaaaagcATCTTTCGGGCTTAACTTAAAGTCCTTCTTATTAAAGTTTGGATGATATATTCACTTTGATCCTCATAGTTTTTAAGTGATAACTTCTTGGTTcctcataattttaaaaattatatactagtccaaaactttgtttttcttatattttcatagtttaagaaatgaaagagagttgttgaattttgatgaaaaagaaaaaataccgGTTAACACCGATTCCGaccataaaaataatcaattttgatGACAAAAAAATTTGTGAGAGGAGAGAAGTTGCATTTGAGAGTTCTTtcacttttaaattatttgagaaaGTAGATCTGATCTCATGAATGTTTTGGATttcaagtatatttttatttttttgaccaTGTTTTGGGTTATTTAAAGGCATAAATGGGTTTATCAAGatattttgagtattttttaagtgattttgggtcaaaatatattgaaaattttgatttttaacataaaatatttctctcttgatttttttgtgatcCACGGGTCATAAGAaactaagagtgtgtttggtattgtggttgctgttgtggttgtagtttgaaaaaagttgttttataaaaagtacttttagttgaggttggtttgaaaaaataggtgtttggttaaaactgtggttgaaattgaggttgaagaaaaagtagtttaatgtgtttggttaaaaaaatgattttcaaattgaggttataaaataattaaaaatatttttaatttaaatattgtagatttaactactattattacatcatgaaataaaaaatattgatatcaaaatttatttattattccattaaactacaTGCAATATCATCACatacgaaatctatccaacaataactatatttttcatggtttcttaagcacgcaacaacaaaaactgaattttttgttacgtcatcaagcgatatccttctaatttaatgaataaaacacaattaaaataaaaaataaaaactgaattttttttaactgcgtCACTGTTAAGAGGAAATCGCAATGAGAAGCAGTAAAATATTGCTTCTCCAAACTTGTGGTGCAACAGTTAAAATTGATGGTCCCATCAatgaaaatcacttttttttattaccaaacaCTCAAATATATGGTTGCGGGTGAACTTCACCCGcaatcacaataccaaacaacaTCTAAGGCTTCACCCGcaatcacaataccaaacaacaTCTAAGGCTACAGATAATGTGTTGTTTACATCgtttgacaaacaaaaaaatttgaatggaCGGATGACTCAACATCCAcccaactaagaaaaaaaaattaaatgggaaGCATGCAAGCCTGTCCTTGCTTTTGGGCCGAGACTCTTGAATTCCTTTTCGAAggtcttttctttaatttttccaaaggatttattttaaaaaaagattagacaccaataaaattattattttttattatgttgggataattttttatcacttaacttaaaaaaatataatttttttaattaattatcatgttCTCATAATTGAGATcgtaaatttaataaattgacttatatttttttcattatttttttaaaatttatatctatTTATCACTTTAGCACCTCAATAATAGGTTGGTTAAGAactataatatttgtatttatttttttttatggtaatcttatttttatgattttaataacaagtttCATTGTTTATCTAAAtttactcgagttttttttttatttttatatttgatttattgaaattaaactaAACAGCAACCCACATGTTCATAATCTTTCCGACCCTGAAAATTTCCACCTTTCTATAAACCTCTTGCCAAACATCAAAtgtaacccaaaaaaatcaaataaaaatttgaagttcAAATTCTTAGCTCTTTTTGTCCAAAACCTTCCACGACCCCCCAGGCAACAAGCTCCGAGGAACAATGGTGCTGGGATTACAATTGTCGGTGAGGGTGAAATTGGATATTTCCACTGTCGGCGGTGACTTGAAACTTTTTTCCCTCCTGATCCTTTTCTGTcttcgtttctttttttttctcttttatttttcttgataaatgCACAAATAGTTGAATAATTCAACTACactgattaaaaaaagatcatatatatatatatatatatatatatatatatatatatatatatatatatcattgaaaAGTTACTTTTTCATGATAACTCTCGCCTTAAgacaattaataataataataataataaatgtgatGGTCCACAAATAAGATGGACCGTATATGCGAGATATAAGATGATGGTTCGTGTTGGGAGCACAAGGGGGATGGTAATAAATAAATGTACATGCGCCATTTTAAGTTGGAGTAGATTTTACTTAGGCGGAAACGGTATTTATTATaaacatcttcttctttttttctgaaaatattataaacatcTTGTTTAGCCCAATCAATCAAGTTCTCTAGAAAATAGCACGTGATTCATCAAAAtacgttttttcttttctttggtaAACCCTATTGTCTTCTTCTCGGCGTCTTTTCGTCTCTCTTTTACCTCTTCttccattaaaaacaaatcgtGAAAGCGTGAGTGCTGTAAGTAACAAGTGaataaatatctatttatttattccaaGTCCATTTAATATGGATAATGGAGTAATTAATTCATCGTtccatagataaaaaaaaaaaaaaaacagataatgGAATTAAGCACAACAGATATACATTGATATATAATAAGAACGTCCAGTACATATAAGTAATATGCAGTAGCTAGCTAGGTGCGTAGCAGCATAATTGCGAATTAAGTATCTGATCTGATATGGATGAAAGACAAATTGCAGAGTAAATATAAGGCTCCACATTATTTAGACGACCATATAATAAGAACACAAACAATTGCAGTGCACTACTCCTTGAGAATTAATTCATCCACCTCCAGGAAGTTCTTTACCACAAAATCCTTAATGACGTGTGGGACTTCAACATCTTCGCTTGCCTTTACAAACTCACACATCCATTTCACCAAGCTTCCATCTCCCTTTGGAGTAACAACTATGGTTGCCTTGAAACTCTTGTAGTATTTTAGAAGATCACCCTCGATCACACTGTAAGAGACCTCCTTCTTTGCTTCGTCTACAGTGTCGATCCTCTCTTTCGACACCTTCACAAGCGGAGAACCTGGGAAGCAAAAATGTATGACCAAAGTAGTACTGATCATCGGTATTTGAGCATAATTCCCAAAGTGatatactaattaattagttagttaAATAATGCTAATTGTACGTATGTGTGTGCCTTTTTACCTTCAGCGTATGTGAAGAGGCGAATGGAACCAGCTGCCTTGCCATCGCCTTCCAGTATTTCAATGCTCTTGTATTGGTCAGGGAAGAACTTTGGGAAGAGAGTTGTGGAGTCTCTAATGTTATCCCAGAACTTTTTTGCAGCAGACTTGATCTCAACATCTACTTCAAGCTTTCCACCGGAAGCCATTGGCGTAATGCAGGAATTGTTTTTAAGTAGATTAAGAAAGAAATGAGCTCTCTATAGTGTAAACTATATG
This window contains:
- the LOC133697056 gene encoding WAT1-related protein At1g70260-like; protein product: MGVGSKLGEVAPFTVMVIMEGCTIALTIMAKTVMSRGMSPFVFVVYTNALGTLILLPFSFLYHRERAEQPLFTLPVFLRFFFLGLTGIALSQNLAFVGLSYSSPIVVCAMGLLIPAFSFILSVVLRRSKVEWRCSSFQFKVIGTLVSIMGAVSVVIYKGPYIRPSSSSQKLQHSEHQLFVFYSSPDNWILGCMLLAASFFCVSLWNIIQLGTIKLYPQVMKIASFYSLAGTVQCAIFSLIVERDLNAWKLRLNMELLLIVITAIFGSVVRSSVQISCTRMKGPFYVPLFQPFRIFWATFFGVGFFVNGLHYGSVIGAVISGLGYYTVSWGQMRGDEKQEESVRYSSDEKNPLLQEDSEV
- the LOC133696625 gene encoding MLP-like protein 423, which translates into the protein MASGGKLEVDVEIKSAAKKFWDNIRDSTTLFPKFFPDQYKSIEILEGDGKAAGSIRLFTYAEGSPLVKVSKERIDTVDEAKKEVSYSVIEGDLLKYYKSFKATIVVTPKGDGSLVKWMCEFVKASEDVEVPHVIKDFVVKNFLEVDELILKE